One genomic window of Papilio machaon chromosome 17, ilPapMach1.1, whole genome shotgun sequence includes the following:
- the LOC106708713 gene encoding pinin, with protein sequence MGTEIAISFTSLRNQLENEKSSLFKIDENIKKIVQTSGRFPNDRFNQSSHYTRGGQQTGGRNSYVDFKNHKIDDQLGKRKTETKTVFSRLSVRDQDSDGDDDFPSVKRAKVPSAVCRELPTRAAVLRAQGDDEQARTRNRRIFGSLLGTLQKFKQEEIVLQTKEEKKAQVERKIEEQARLQKEKEQKERKTLFAERENKKATIKALEVKMARVEEFEKWEKSQKDLANFILTKTRPHIYWLPKKMTEKAMEKLNSSRKYHEKCMIKKRQELQEELQRIEQRCLRRGPATKENNPSVQGTEDRKKDRENNEKIVTVKNEDDTGRKRNKFAMDVDEKDREDSDGEDRTEEVKKDKAEEDIVKENDDNKMDTTEQQEVITETKEIETEVNAQLESTNVETQETVVQVTEHKEPIDTEHSQ encoded by the exons atGGGGACAGAAATAGCAATATCATTTACGTCTTTACGTAATCAACTAGAAAATGAAAAGAGcagtttgtttaaaatagacgaaaacattaagaaaattgTCCAAACCTCCGGACGGTTTCCCAACGATAG GTTCAATCAATCTTCACATTATACAAGAGGTGGACAACAAACTGGGGGACGGAATTCTTACGTGGATTTCAAAAATCACAAGATAGACGATCAGTTAGGGAAACGTAAAACTGAAACTAAAACAGTTTTTAGCAG ATTGTCAGTAAGAGACCAAGATAGTGATGGTGATGATGACTTTCCGAGTGTCAAAAGAGCAAAAGTACCGTCAGCAGTATGTCGGGAGTTGCCAACCAGAGCAGCGGTACTACGAGCACAAGGTGATGATGAACAAGCAAGGACAAGGAATAGAAGAATATTTGGATCACTCCTTGGAACATTACAGAAGTTCAAACAAGAGGAAATTGTGTTACAAACTAAG GAGGAAAAGAAAGCACAAGTTGAACGTAAAATAGAAGAACAGGCAagattacaaaaagaaaaagaacagaaagaaagaaaaacattatttgcTGAAAGGGAAAACAAGAAAGCTACAATCAAAGCACTAGAGGTGAAGATGGCAAGAGTTGAAGAGTTTGAGAAATGGGAGAAGTCACAAAAGGATCTtgcaaattttattctaacaAAAACAAGACCACACATTTATTGGCTGCCCAAGAAGATGACAGAAAAGGCTATGGAAAAGTTGAATTCTAGTAGAAAATATCACGAAA AATGTATGATCAAGAAACGTCAAGAACTCCAAGAGGAATTGCAACGAATAGAGCAGAGATGTCTACGGCGTGGTCCAGCAACCAAAGAGAACAATCCATCAGTCCAAGGAACAGAAGACAGGAAGAAGGACAgagaaaataatgaaaaaatagtGACTGTTAAGAATGAAGATGATACAGGCAGAAAGAGAAACAAATTCGCAATGGATGTAGATGAGAAAGACAGAGAAGATAGTGATGGTGAAGATAGAACTGAAGAGGTTAAAAAGGATAAAGCCGAGGAAGATATTG TAAAGGAAAACGATGATAACAAAATGGACACTACAGAACAGCAAGAAGTTATTACTGAAACGAAAGAAATTGAGACCGAAGTTAATGCACAGTTAGAAAGTACAAATGTAGAGACTCAAGAGACGGTAGTGCAAGTTACAGAACACAAAGAACCTATAGATACAGAACATTCCCAATAG
- the LOC106708762 gene encoding paired box protein Pax-1, translating into MLGAMDGKEYGALHAAAAAAGYTMDADPSGGAMGNAGMGGPGTQQYGEVNQLGGVFVNGRPLPNAVRLRIVELAQLGIRPCDISRQLRVSHGCVSKILARYHETGSILPGAIGGSKPRVTTPKVVSYIKQLKAKDPGIFAWEIRDRLLADGVCDKYNVPSVSSISRILRNKLGGGALYPVPPLYPVPPQRCWPLHQPYDYYVYLQGRQHAAAPPHALPHHPHQPPPSHAHAHAL; encoded by the exons ATGTTGGGCGCCATGGACGGCAAAGAGTACGGCGCGCTGCAtgctgccgccgccgccgctggGTACACTATGGACGCCG ATCCGAGTGGTGGGGCAATGGGCAATGCTGGTATGGGCGGCCCAGGCACTCAGCAATACGGGGAAGTCAACCAACTGGGCGGTGTGTTCGTCAACGGGCGACCGCTTCCCAACGCTGTCAGATTGAGGATTGTGGAACTGGCACAATTGGGCATCAG GCCGTGTGACATCAGCCGTCAGCTGCGCGTCTCCCACGGCTGCGTCTCCAAGATTCTTGCGCGCTACCATGAGACCGGCTCCATCCTGCCCGGCGCCATCGGTGGCTCCAAGCCCAGGGTTACTACGCCCAAG GTGGTATCCTACATCAAGCAGCTGAAAGCGAAAGACCCTGGTATCTTCGCGTGGGAGATCCGCGACCGGCTGCTGGCGGACGGCGTGTGTGACAAATACAACGTGCCCTCTGTGTCTAGCATCAGTCGCATTCTGCGCAACAAGCTCGGCGGTGGCGCTCTCTACCCTGTTCCCCCGTTATACCCCGTGCCTCCACAGCGCTGCTGGCCGCTGCACCAGCCGTACGACTACTATGTCTATTTGCAG GGTCGACAGCACGCCGCCGCGCCACCGCACGCTCTACCCCACCATCCACACCAGCCGCCGCCCTCACACGCGCACGCGCATGCGCTCTGA